Part of the Paenibacillus kyungheensis genome, AACAGCGCGTTGTTCTACTGCTGTAATACCCGATGGTACACAAACCATTACGTTTGGATGTTGCGGGAACATCGAACGTTGTTTTTGCGCTTGACGTATAAAATATTTAATCATCGTAGCTGTTGTATCAAAATCAGCAATAACGCCATCTTTCATCGGACGAATTGCACGGATATTTCCAGGTGTACGACCGATCATTTTTTTTGCAGATTCTCCTACTGCTTCGATTGTATTCGTATCTGTACGAATCGCCACAACCGACGGTTCTCTGACAACAATACCTTTACCTCTTACATATACCAACGTGTTTGCTGTTCCTAAATCAATTCCTAAATCTTTTGAAAAGCCACCCAACATAACTATTAACTCCCTTTCTTCCTAAATCTCGACTATTATATTACATTAAGCCCTGTTCCTTCAAACTTACGAATTTCATATCACCAATCACAAGGTGATCCAGTACTTCAATTCCAATAATTTTGCCTGCATCTACAAGCCGTTTGGTTAATGCTACATCTTCCGGGCTTGGTGTAGGATCACCACTAGGATGATTATGTGCAAAAATAACAGATGCACTACTACATTTGATCGCTGCTCGAAAAACTTCACGTGGATGAACAATAGACGCATTTAAACTACCCATCGACAATGTTTCCTGGGAAATAATATGATTCTTCGTGTTTAGAAACAGACATACAAAATGTTCTTTTTGAAGATATCGTAATTGTTCAATCAATAAATCAGCCGCATCACGCGGACTGCGAATAGCTTTGACTTCTTCTTTACCAGTACGGGTAATACGTCTACCTAACTCGATCCCCGCTTTGATCTGGATTGCTTTGGCTGTTCCGATTCCTTTGATCTCTGTTAATTCTTCAATACTGAGATCAACCAGTTGCCGGATACTGCCTACTTGACGCATAATTCGGTTCGCTAAATGCATCACCGATTCATCTTTTGTGCCTGTGCGCAGTAAAATCGCTAGTAATTCTGCATGACTAAGCGCCTCTGCACCGTAATTCATCATCCGTTCCCGGGGTCTTTCTTCCAGTGGAACATCACGTAAAAGGTACTGTGGCGCCTCCATTAATATGTTCCTCTTCTCCACGACAGATTCAAATAATCTGCACACCAAATTGTTCCAACATATCGCTCAAAAGTGATACAGGCAATCCGACGACTGTAAAATAACAGCCTTCTATTTTATCGATCAACGTCGAACCTAGACCTTGAATAGCATAAGCTCCAGCTTTGTCAGCAGGTTCACCGCTAAGTACGTATGATTGAATTTTGGAAGGGGTGAGCGGCTTCATATGTACAAGAGTTCGCCGGTATTCCACACGAGTTACGCCAGTAGAAGTATCAATACAAGCTACACTTGTGTAGACATAATGACTTCTTCCTTGCAAAGCATCTAACATCGCTACAGCTTCATCATAATCACGAGGCTTACCAAATATACGTTTATCCAAAACAACGATTGTATCGCTGCCTATAATAATGCTATCTGCTACCTCGGTTGTATAATGATGTTGAACAGCAGTAGCTTTGCGCAGTGCAAGCTCTTTGACGACTTGCTCTGGTGACCAGTCTTCAGGCACCGATTCGTCTGTATCACTGGGTAACACTTCAAATTCCAGTTGTAAAGAGGTCATTAATTCCTTTCTCCTTGGAGAAGCGGACGCCAAAATGAGACGGCGTGTTGATTCTCTGTTCATCGAAAGGTCCTCTCCTTTGTGTTAAAAGTCAGATTGGTTCTTTACAGTTTGCGATATGCCCAAATACTAGCAACAATACCGATCAAACTAAGTAGACTCACTTTGAAATGAATCTCGAGATGATAACGAATCATGTCTAAATTAGCGCTAGGCTCCCAATCAATCGTTGTCGATCGCGTGAGAAAAGATACCATCGCTACAGGTTCAAGTAAAGTGGCTACCCATGTGCCAATAAACCAGCCTAGCAATAAAAATAAAATAAGCATACCTGCATTCTTTTTCATTCTTATTTCTCCTGCCTTTAATTTGACACTTCATCATTATACGTTTATTCCCACATCAATACAAACAAAAATGAAAGTAACAATTTTTTGTAACTTATCGCCTTCATTTCGCAAACATTTTGTTATTATTCCAGTTAAAAAGACTGTCCGGAGACAGCCTTTTTTATCACATTACTCTATTTTCTCCGTGGCTTGCAAATCAGCAGCAAGTGCTTCTGCGACTTTCCATATATCGCCTGCACCCATAGTGATAACAAGATCGCCGGGTTGAATACGAGTAGATAAGTCTGCAATAATATCTTCTTTTTGTGCGATATAACGCGCACCCGCATTACTATTTTGCTTAATCAGTTCAACCAGACGTGCAGAGTTAATACCTTCAATCTGCTTTTCTCCTGCTGGTGAATAGATATCAGCAATAATCACTTCGTCAGCTCCTGTAAAAGCACGGCTAAAAGCATCTAACAAAAAGAAGGTGCGTGAATAACGTTGCGGTTGGAAAACAGCAATCACACGTTTGCCTGTTGCTTGAGCTGCCACAATCGTCGCTTCGATTTCAGTAGGATGATGAGCATAATCATCGACGATCAAAATGTCTCTAGCATCACCGACCACTTGAAAACGACGCTTGGCGCCATGGAATTGAACGATCGCTGCTGCAATCGCTGTAAATGAAATTCCTGCTTCCAAACAAGAAATTACAGTTGCCATCGCATTATATACATTATGCAGTCCTGGCACAGATAATTCAATCCGACCCAAATCTGCTCCTTGATATTGCATAGTAAAGGAAATTTTACGATCACCGGGTTGAATATCTGTCGCTGTATAATCATTTTGCGTTTCTACACCGTAAGTTATCGTTGTGCCTTCGATATTCGGTATAATTTCGCGAATATTTTCATCATCACCACAAACGATAGCTTTACCACCCGCTTGTAATTGACTTAAAAATTGCACGTAGGCTGCTTTGAGATTAGCAAAGTCACCATCATAATTTTCAAGATGATCGGCTTCAATATTAGTTACTACAGCGATAGCAGGATGATATTGTAAAAAAGTACCGTCACTTTCATCGGCTTCTGCAACTACATAGTCGCCTTTACCTGCTTTGGCGTTGGTACCCAGATTAACGATTTCTCCACCGATAATATACGTTGGATCGGTATCACATTCTTCCATCACCAGTGCAATCATTGAAGAAGTAGTTGTTTTGCCATGAGCACCTGCTACAGCTACACCTTTACGTTCATTAAGCAATCTTGCTAACATTTCAGAACGATGAATCACTGGAATATCAAGACGCTTCGCTTCTACCCATTCTGCATTGTCATCAGATAGTGCAGTAGAATAGACTACCAGATCAGCACCATGAACTTGTTCTGTCGCATGACCTATATGAATGACTGCTCCTTTTTGTTGCAATTTCGCTGCTAACGCGCTCATTGCCATATCGGAACCTGTTACTTTGTATCCCATTTCAAGCATAACACGGGCGATGGCACTCATACCGTACCCACCAATCCCGATAAAATGTACATGTTCTGTCTTATTCATCTGACTCACCAGCCCTTTTCAGAATCGGTTTGATGCAAAAGAGTCGCTCTTACATCCGAAATTAAATACAGTGTTCCGGTTACGACCCCTAGATCTTCCCGTTCTGTTCGTGATTGAAGCAACTGAATACCTTGCCGCCAGTCACGCTCCACTATAACATTGACTTCTGTTCTGTTCATTTCTTGTTGTAATCTGATCACTAATTGTGCCAATTGATCTGCATCCATTTTGCGTCGAAAATCGGGTTCTGTCAAAATAATTGTATCTGCAATTGATAATAGATGTCTAAATACAGGTTCATGATGCTTGTTTTCTAACATGCCGACAAGCATATGAAGCTTCTTGTAATGATAAGTCTGCGGTATACTTTTGACAAGCATTGCTGCTCCTTCAGGATTATGTGCTCCATCCAGTACAATCGTTGGCTCGCCAGGCATCTTCTCTAAGCGTCCTGCCCAAAAAGTATGTCTAAATCCCTTCAGCAACAGCTCATCATCCAATACAAAAGCTGAATATTGACGCAGTACTTCTAACGCCATCATCGCTACACCTGCATTGGTACATTGATGTTCTCCTTGCATAGAGATCGTAATATCGATTTCACGAAAAAGACCTTTGTAACGGAACGTTTGCTCAGCTTCATCGCCAGATCGACGTTCTGCTGTGTATTGTTCACCTGCTAAATAAAGCGTTGATTTGCAAGCTGCTGCTTTAGCACGAAGCACTTCGATCACTTCCGGTTGATCTACACTGCTCACTACAGGTACGCCCGGCTTGATAATACCGGCTTTTTCACTAGCAATCTGCTCTAATGTATCTCCTAGAATATCAGTGTGATCATAGCCTACATTTGTAATGACCGACAATATCGGATGAACAATATTGGTTACATCCATTCGTCCACCAAGACCTGTTTCCCAGATCACCACATCAGGATAACATTCTTCAGCAAAGTACAAAATGGCAAGTGCTGTTGATACTTCAAACATCGTTGGTGATCCCAAATCTGTTGTTGCCATTTGCTCCACTAAAGGATATAGACGATTAGCTAAGCGACACAATGTCTCTTCTGGAATATCTATACCGTTATATTGAAAACGATTGGTGAATTTGGTGATATACGGCGATGTAAATGTACCGACATCATAGCCGCACTGTATCAAAACACTTGTTAAAAAAGCACACGTGCTTCCTTTACCATTCGTCCCTGCAACATGTACAAATTTAAGCTTACGATGCGGGTTACTCAATAACTCCATCAGACCTTCAATACGAGATAACCCCGGACGAATCCCAAAAGGAATCAGACTATTTATCCATTCAACAGCTTGCTCATAAGTGTGAAAAGGGGCTTGATGCCCCTCTGATGTTCCATGTTCCATCCTGTTCACCTTACCCTTTCAATTCTGCGATTCGGGCAAGAACTTTTTCACGTTTTTCCGAATAATCAGCTTGTTTAGCACGTTCTTCTTCAATCACTTTAGCAGGTGCTTTAGCTACAAAGCCTTGATTAGCTAATTTTTTATCAACACGTTCAACTTCAGAAGTTAAAGTCGCTACTTCTTTTTCCAGACGAGCGATTTCCTGACCGATATCAAGCAGACCCGCAAGTGGTAAATACAACTCTGCGCCGGTAATAATCGCTGTCATCGCTTTATCCGGTGCTGATAGATCCAATCCAGATTGATACTCAGAAGTGTTGCTGAAGCGACGAATATATCCTTCGTTGGATTGAATAATATCCAATGTTTTTTGGTCTTTGGCTTTAACCATCAACTCGATTTTTTTGCTCATCGGTACATTCACTTCTGCACGAATATTACGAACAGCACGAATCAAGTCGATCAACAAATTCATTTCTTCTTGCGCTGCTTTGTTTTCTAAAGCTGGATCAAATTCAGGCCAAGCTGCAAGTGTAATCGTATTGCCTTCATGCGGCAAATGTTGCCAAATATCTTCTGAAATAAATGGCATAAATGGATGAATCATGCGCAATGTACGATCCAACACATAAGCTAATACCGATTGCGTTGTTTTCTTCGCTACTGCATCTTCACCATATAGTGACAACTTAGCAATTTCGATATACCAATCACATAGATCATCCCAGATAAAGTTATACAATAGGCGACCTGTTTCACCAAATTCATACGAATCGATTAGACGTGTAATATCACGTGCTGTTTCGTTCATACGATGTAGTATCCAGCGATCTGCTGTGCTAAGATCACCACTCAAGTCGATATCTTCATAACGGAAGCCTTCCATATTCATCAAAACAAAACGGGAAGCATTCCAGATTTTATTTGCAAAGTTACGTGCTTGTTCTACACGCTCCAGACGGAAACGCAAATCTTGTCCTGGTGTACTACTTGTAGACAACATATAACGCATCGCATCTGTACCATATTGCTCAATCACTTCAAGTGGATCAATACCGTTACCTAGTGACTTGGACATTTTCTGTCCATCCGCAGCCCGTACCAAACCATGCATCAATACGTCTTTAAATGGAATTTGATCTGTAAATTCAAGTGCTGTAAAGATCATACGAGATACCCAGAAATAGATAATATCGTATCCAGTTACAAGTAAATCGGTAGGATAATAACGTTTCAAATCTTCTGTTTCATCCGGCCAGCCAAGTGTAGAGAACGGCCATAATGCAGAACTGAACCATGTATCCAATACATCTTCATCTTGACGCAAAGTTTTACCTGCATGTTCAGGCAAATGACTTGGATCTTCTGTTGCTACAATAATCTCGCCTGTTTCTTCACAATGCCATGCTGGAATACGATGTCCCCACCATAATTGACGGGAGATACACCAGTCACGTACATTTTCGATCCAGTTCAAATACGTTTTTTCAAAACGATCCGGTACAAAGTTAACGCCTTCGCCTTCTTTTTGCGCTTTAATCGCAACATCAGCAAGTGGTTTCATTTTTACAAACCATTGTGTA contains:
- the murC gene encoding UDP-N-acetylmuramate--L-alanine ligase, whose product is MNKTEHVHFIGIGGYGMSAIARVMLEMGYKVTGSDMAMSALAAKLQQKGAVIHIGHATEQVHGADLVVYSTALSDDNAEWVEAKRLDIPVIHRSEMLARLLNERKGVAVAGAHGKTTTSSMIALVMEECDTDPTYIIGGEIVNLGTNAKAGKGDYVVAEADESDGTFLQYHPAIAVVTNIEADHLENYDGDFANLKAAYVQFLSQLQAGGKAIVCGDDENIREIIPNIEGTTITYGVETQNDYTATDIQPGDRKISFTMQYQGADLGRIELSVPGLHNVYNAMATVISCLEAGISFTAIAAAIVQFHGAKRRFQVVGDARDILIVDDYAHHPTEIEATIVAAQATGKRVIAVFQPQRYSRTFFLLDAFSRAFTGADEVIIADIYSPAGEKQIEGINSARLVELIKQNSNAGARYIAQKEDIIADLSTRIQPGDLVITMGAGDIWKVAEALAADLQATEKIE
- a CDS encoding valine--tRNA ligase; protein product: MADTHENQATTSMPTTYDPKSAERKWYDYWMENDFFKAGQRPDAKPYTIVIPPPNVTGMLHIGHALDFTLQDIMTRTKRMQGFDALWLPGADHAGIATQTKVEQNLRAEGITRHDLGREKFVEKVWEWKDKYAANIHEQWAKMGFSLDYSRERFTLDEGLSKAVREVFVKLYNKGLIYRGKYIINWDPEARTALSDIEVEYKEVNGHLYHLQYPLQDGSGHIVVATTRPETMLGDTAVAVHPKDERYKDMIGKMLVLPITGREIPIIADDYVDREFGSGAVKITPAHDPNDFEMGHRHDLPQIVVMDETGTMNENAAQYQGLDRSECRKQIVKDLEAAGVLIKIEDHVHQVGHSERTGAVVEPYLSTQWFVKMKPLADVAIKAQKEGEGVNFVPDRFEKTYLNWIENVRDWCISRQLWWGHRIPAWHCEETGEIIVATEDPSHLPEHAGKTLRQDEDVLDTWFSSALWPFSTLGWPDETEDLKRYYPTDLLVTGYDIIYFWVSRMIFTALEFTDQIPFKDVLMHGLVRAADGQKMSKSLGNGIDPLEVIEQYGTDAMRYMLSTSSTPGQDLRFRLERVEQARNFANKIWNASRFVLMNMEGFRYEDIDLSGDLSTADRWILHRMNETARDITRLIDSYEFGETGRLLYNFIWDDLCDWYIEIAKLSLYGEDAVAKKTTQSVLAYVLDRTLRMIHPFMPFISEDIWQHLPHEGNTITLAAWPEFDPALENKAAQEEMNLLIDLIRAVRNIRAEVNVPMSKKIELMVKAKDQKTLDIIQSNEGYIRRFSNTSEYQSGLDLSAPDKAMTAIITGAELYLPLAGLLDIGQEIARLEKEVATLTSEVERVDKKLANQGFVAKAPAKVIEEERAKQADYSEKREKVLARIAELKG
- a CDS encoding bifunctional folylpolyglutamate synthase/dihydrofolate synthase, with product MEHGTSEGHQAPFHTYEQAVEWINSLIPFGIRPGLSRIEGLMELLSNPHRKLKFVHVAGTNGKGSTCAFLTSVLIQCGYDVGTFTSPYITKFTNRFQYNGIDIPEETLCRLANRLYPLVEQMATTDLGSPTMFEVSTALAILYFAEECYPDVVIWETGLGGRMDVTNIVHPILSVITNVGYDHTDILGDTLEQIASEKAGIIKPGVPVVSSVDQPEVIEVLRAKAAACKSTLYLAGEQYTAERRSGDEAEQTFRYKGLFREIDITISMQGEHQCTNAGVAMMALEVLRQYSAFVLDDELLLKGFRHTFWAGRLEKMPGEPTIVLDGAHNPEGAAMLVKSIPQTYHYKKLHMLVGMLENKHHEPVFRHLLSIADTIILTEPDFRRKMDADQLAQLVIRLQQEMNRTEVNVIVERDWRQGIQLLQSRTEREDLGVVTGTLYLISDVRATLLHQTDSEKGW
- a CDS encoding Maf family protein; this encodes MNRESTRRLILASASPRRKELMTSLQLEFEVLPSDTDESVPEDWSPEQVVKELALRKATAVQHHYTTEVADSIIIGSDTIVVLDKRIFGKPRDYDEAVAMLDALQGRSHYVYTSVACIDTSTGVTRVEYRRTLVHMKPLTPSKIQSYVLSGEPADKAGAYAIQGLGSTLIDKIEGCYFTVVGLPVSLLSDMLEQFGVQII
- the radC gene encoding RadC family protein, producing the protein MEAPQYLLRDVPLEERPRERMMNYGAEALSHAELLAILLRTGTKDESVMHLANRIMRQVGSIRQLVDLSIEELTEIKGIGTAKAIQIKAGIELGRRITRTGKEEVKAIRSPRDAADLLIEQLRYLQKEHFVCLFLNTKNHIISQETLSMGSLNASIVHPREVFRAAIKCSSASVIFAHNHPSGDPTPSPEDVALTKRLVDAGKIIGIEVLDHLVIGDMKFVSLKEQGLM
- a CDS encoding DUF4321 domain-containing protein; translation: MKKNAGMLILFLLLGWFIGTWVATLLEPVAMVSFLTRSTTIDWEPSANLDMIRYHLEIHFKVSLLSLIGIVASIWAYRKL